A DNA window from Litorivicinus lipolyticus contains the following coding sequences:
- a CDS encoding TolC family outer membrane protein: protein MKKLLAIAISITLSGGAMATTLTDAVSEALASHPDLQAARAGSRASEQDINVAKGGLRPRLDLNAGVGRERTNSRGTGFDNVSLPRKELGLNLIWAIYSPVERGEVARRMGISESVAAALADVEQQVVLSAAEAYTNLWRAEQQLAIASQSRSAHETLVDQIGRRVENGVSTGSELVQAQGRLALALSNQTASMANLQDARSNYHRVIGVIPEQNINMPVMQWTRPATLNAAVDRAFENHPVIAEGQADIREAMGQLKVADAANLPQFTVELGTNRNENIAGVEGGNRNQLAMLRMNWNLYAGGANGAGARAGEDRLAQAQHLLNDAQREVVDATHQSWHAYTSTTQQLNYLGRYVDAAAQSREAYAQQFTINRRSLLEVLDAEVELFDARAALVNAQADNIVADHQLAASQGDLVAVLELR from the coding sequence ATGAAAAAGCTGTTAGCCATCGCAATCTCGATCACCCTGTCCGGTGGCGCCATGGCGACAACCTTAACCGACGCGGTGAGCGAGGCCCTGGCCTCGCATCCGGACCTGCAGGCGGCCCGCGCGGGTAGCCGCGCCAGCGAGCAAGACATCAACGTGGCCAAGGGTGGCTTGCGTCCGCGCTTGGACTTAAACGCCGGCGTCGGCCGCGAGCGAACCAACTCACGCGGCACTGGTTTTGACAATGTCAGCCTGCCCCGTAAAGAGTTGGGGTTGAATCTAATCTGGGCAATTTACTCGCCGGTCGAGCGCGGTGAAGTTGCGCGCCGCATGGGCATTAGTGAGTCCGTCGCGGCCGCATTGGCCGACGTTGAGCAACAGGTCGTGTTGTCGGCCGCCGAGGCCTATACCAATCTGTGGCGCGCCGAGCAGCAGCTGGCGATCGCCAGTCAATCACGCAGCGCCCACGAAACCTTGGTCGACCAAATCGGGAGACGTGTCGAAAATGGCGTCAGCACGGGCTCTGAATTGGTTCAGGCCCAGGGTCGACTGGCCTTGGCCCTGTCCAATCAGACTGCGTCGATGGCAAATCTGCAGGATGCGCGTTCCAACTATCATCGCGTCATCGGCGTCATTCCTGAACAAAACATCAACATGCCGGTGATGCAGTGGACGCGGCCGGCGACGCTAAATGCGGCGGTCGATCGTGCATTTGAAAACCACCCGGTGATTGCCGAGGGTCAAGCGGACATTCGCGAAGCGATGGGCCAGTTAAAAGTCGCGGATGCGGCTAACCTGCCCCAGTTCACCGTTGAGTTGGGGACTAACCGCAACGAGAATATTGCCGGGGTCGAAGGCGGTAATCGCAATCAACTCGCGATGCTGCGGATGAATTGGAATCTATACGCGGGTGGCGCCAATGGCGCCGGCGCGCGCGCCGGTGAAGATCGCTTGGCCCAGGCGCAACATTTGCTCAACGATGCCCAGCGAGAAGTGGTCGATGCCACGCACCAGTCTTGGCATGCGTACACCTCGACCACTCAGCAATTGAACTACTTGGGTCGTTACGTGGATGCTGCCGCGCAAAGCCGCGAGGCCTATGCACAGCAGTTCACGATTAACCGGCGTTCGTTGTTGGAAGTGCTGGATGCCGAGGTCGAGCTGTTTGATGCGCGTGCTGCGCTGGTGAATGCGCAGGCCGACAATATCGTTGCCGATCATCAACTGGCCGCCTCGCAAGGCGACTTGGTTGCGGTGCTCGAACTACGCTAA